In the genome of Candidatus Nezhaarchaeota archaeon, the window GTTCAAGGGAAGGTCGTGAGGCTAGCTAGAGGGAGGCTCGAGGAGGCCAAGGTGTACTTCGAGGACCCCGTGGAGGCCGCTAGGAAGTGGATGGCTGAGGGGGCAGACGCTATACACGTAGTCGACGTAGAGGCGGCCATGGGTGTAGGCGACAACTTGAGCGTAGTTAAGAAGATCCTCTCGGCTACTAATGTAGAGGTACAAGTGGCTGGAGGAGTGAGGAGCTTAGAGAGGGCCGAGGAGCTAATTAAGCTAGGGGCAGCGAGGGTGGTCGTCGGGACCAGGTTTGTTGAGGACCCGGAGTGGCTCAGCCAACTAGTAGCTAAGCTAGGAGGGCGTAGAGTCGTGGTGGCTTTGGATCATAGAGGGGGGCTAGTGGCTATTAAGGGGTGGACTAAGCAGACAGCGCTTAGCGTAGAGGAGCTGGCTAGAGAGGCTGAGCGTAGAGGAGCTGGCTGGCTACTAGTGACCTCTATTGAGAGAGACGGGATGCTAACGGGGCTAGACACGCAGACCCTGAGGAGGGCGGTGGCCGCCGTCAAGCTGCCAGTCATCGCCGCGGGCGGCGTCAAGGGCGTACACGATGTCGTTAGCGCCGCGCGAGCTGGAGCTGCAGGAATAATTTTAGGCAGGGCTCTTTATGAAGGGAGGGTAAGGCTGAGCGAGGCCGCTAGGGCGTTGGTAGAGGCTGGGTTAAGGTAGGTGGAGATGAGTAGGCTACTACAGGCTATTGAGGCTAGGATTAGCGGAGCTAAGCTAGGGCTTAGCCACGGGAACGACGCCGACGGAATAGTGTGCGCCGCCCTCTTCCTCCGACGCCACCCCGGGGGAAGAATAGTGCTGGCGGACCCGTGGGAGATTAAGCCCACTTGGAAGTGCTGGTTCAACTGGCTAGCCTGGGACTTCGTGGCCGACCTACCATGCCCCTTCAGGGCGAGGCTGCACGTAGACCACCATAGGACCGGTAGGCCCTGCGCTAAGCAGGAGTTCTTCAACCCAGGGGCTCCTTCAGCCGCGTCGATGGCAATCGAAGCCCTGGGGCTACGGGGGGACAGGGGCGCGTATAGGCTGGTGGAGTTAGCTAACGAGTGCGACACAGCCAGCATTAAGTCTAAGGAGGCCTGGGACCTAAACGACGCCGTCAAAGGCTCTAGCCTAGAGGACCGCGTGCTCTTAGCTAAGCTACTCGCAGCTGAGGGCGTAGAGGCGCTGAGCTACCCAGCCGTTAGGCGGTGGGTGGAGGTTAATAGGGAGAGGAGGATGAGGGCCTTCGACCTAGCGGGGAGGGTTAAGGTGAGGGACTACGTGTTCGTCAAGCTCAATGTGGACGATGAGCGCTTCCCGGTGAGGGCCTTCATGCTTAGCCTAGAGGAGAGGGGGGCTAAGCTAACCTGCATAGTTGCGCCTAGGAAGGGTAGGTTTAAGATATACCTGGGGTCTAGGTACGACAGCGACATAGACTGTGCCGAGCTGGCTATGAAGGTGGGCGGGGGAGGCCACTTCCACGCCGCCGGTGCTACCGTAGATAATGTAGACCTAGCCTTGAGGAGGCTAGGGGAGGCCCTTGGAATTAGTAGGATTGAGGTTGAGGAGCTTGATTACCTGCGCACCTAGGTGGTGTAGGTGCGGGTGAAGAGGATCATTCCGTGCCTAGACGTAAAGGACGGCAGGGTGGTGAAGGGGATTAGGTTCGTAGGCCTAAGGGACGTCGGCGACCCGCCTACGCTAGCTAGGCTATACGAAGAGCAGGGGGCTGATGAAGTAGTGCTCCTAGATATTTCTGCTAGCTACGAGGGGAGGAGGACGCTAATCGACGTAGTCAAGAGGACGGCTGAGCAGCTCTCAATACCGTTCATAGTGGGCGGCGGGATCTCGAGCATCGAGGACGTGGAGGACGTGTTAATGGCGGGCGCAGACAAGATATCGATAGGCACCGCCGCAGTCGTGAAGCCGGAGCTAGTCAGAGAGGCCGCTAGGAAGCATGGGTCGGAGCGCGTAGTAGTAGCCATAGACGCTAAGAGGGTAGGTGTGAGCAGCCCGCTCGAGGCCGGGGGAAGGACGGTTATTGAGGGCGAGGGGGGCTGGTATTGGTGGGAGGTCTATACCCACGGCGGGAGGAGGCCGACCGGGATGGACGCCGTTAAGTGGGCTAGGGAAGTAGAGGAGCTAGGGGCGGGCGAGATACTCCTAACCAGCATAGACTACGACGGTACGCAGGACGGCTACGACACACCCCTGACGAGGGCTGTGGCCGAGGCCGTGAACATACCGGTAATAGCTAGCGGGGGCGCTGGGAGCCTCCACCACATCTACGAGGTGTTAACCGTAGGGAGGGCGGACGCGGCCTTAGCAGCCTCCATCTTCCACTTCGGCAAGTACACGGTGCTCCAAGTTAAGCAGTACTTAGCTGAGCGAGGAGTAGCAGTTAGGCTCTAGCAGCGGTTAGGGCCCTAGATGAACGAGTCGAGGGTATTGAGCCTCTCTTGGTAAGAGGCTTGAGGCACGTAGCCGTCCTCAACCTTAAGGAGGGGAGGCTCGCAGCCGTAGCACTTTCTATCAGCAAGCTGCCTTAGTAGCTTAGACACCAAGGGCCTACTCGGCGGATCCACCCCCATGCTCACTGAGAGCTTTACGAGCTCCTCCTCTACTTCCTTCACCTTAACCGGCCTGGATAGCTTACGATAGGCCTCAAGAGCCGCTCGATACGCCAGCCTTCGAAGAGACTCGTAATCTACCCGGCTGGAGTTAATGAGGGCGGGGCCCTCCAAGTTTATGTCTGAGACCCAGGGGGGTAGGGGTACGCCTGAGTTCTTAATGG includes:
- a CDS encoding 1-(5-phosphoribosyl)-5-[(5-phosphoribosylamino)methylideneamino] imidazole-4-carboxamide isomerase; the encoded protein is VQGKVVRLARGRLEEAKVYFEDPVEAARKWMAEGADAIHVVDVEAAMGVGDNLSVVKKILSATNVEVQVAGGVRSLERAEELIKLGAARVVVGTRFVEDPEWLSQLVAKLGGRRVVVALDHRGGLVAIKGWTKQTALSVEELAREAERRGAGWLLVTSIERDGMLTGLDTQTLRRAVAAVKLPVIAAGGVKGVHDVVSAARAGAAGIILGRALYEGRVRLSEAARALVEAGLR
- the hisF gene encoding imidazole glycerol phosphate synthase subunit HisF produces the protein MRVKRIIPCLDVKDGRVVKGIRFVGLRDVGDPPTLARLYEEQGADEVVLLDISASYEGRRTLIDVVKRTAEQLSIPFIVGGGISSIEDVEDVLMAGADKISIGTAAVVKPELVREAARKHGSERVVVAIDAKRVGVSSPLEAGGRTVIEGEGGWYWWEVYTHGGRRPTGMDAVKWAREVEELGAGEILLTSIDYDGTQDGYDTPLTRAVAEAVNIPVIASGGAGSLHHIYEVLTVGRADAALAASIFHFGKYTVLQVKQYLAERGVAVRL
- a CDS encoding DHHA1 domain-containing protein, encoding MSRLLQAIEARISGAKLGLSHGNDADGIVCAALFLRRHPGGRIVLADPWEIKPTWKCWFNWLAWDFVADLPCPFRARLHVDHHRTGRPCAKQEFFNPGAPSAASMAIEALGLRGDRGAYRLVELANECDTASIKSKEAWDLNDAVKGSSLEDRVLLAKLLAAEGVEALSYPAVRRWVEVNRERRMRAFDLAGRVKVRDYVFVKLNVDDERFPVRAFMLSLEERGAKLTCIVAPRKGRFKIYLGSRYDSDIDCAELAMKVGGGGHFHAAGATVDNVDLALRRLGEALGISRIEVEELDYLRT